DNA from Brassica napus cultivar Da-Ae chromosome C4, Da-Ae, whole genome shotgun sequence:
TGTTTTTCCTCATCCTCAAACCGGTCCATCCTATACCGGGTCTGGGAAACTTATGCTAAAAAACGTTGTTTCTGATCCACAGTTGCATGATGAGAGCCAAATAGAGAACCGGTTAGAAGCAGTCACCAAGCCTACATGGCAAATGGTGAGAGAGAAGTCACCTTCTTTGGCTATGTCGTTTGGTTCAGAGAAATGGGAAGAGAGTTACTTCTCATTCAAGAATCCACAACTAGTAAACAACGAGACTCAACTCACCACAGAAGTTAACAAATGGATGAACAATGAGGATCCTAGCTCCTTTGATATTTTTGCTTCAAATCAACTTGGATTTAGTGAAACTAGTAGCTCCTTCAGTCAAAATTGCCATAGAGTTGTCAGGATTGCTTCCATCGGTTCACAAGACTCTGCAGGAAACTCTGTGTTCTCGTTGGCCACCAATACCAACGAGAATCTTGCTGATTGTCTGGTTAGAAAAGACAATCTTGATGCACTCCCACGAACACAAATATCATCTAATGATCTTTACAGAAAGAATCTGCTTGGTGCAAGGGTCATAGTTGAGGATGTTACAAACGGTACTACTATTGTTCCTCATGTACATATTAAAACAGATGATAATAACTACTATACAAGAGAAGGAGAGAATACAAGTGTTTGTTCTGAATCTAGAATAGAGGTAaatttgctttttctttttttttttagtagaTTTTCTCTGTGTGGCTGTGATGCTTTCTTTTATTATGCAGGAAAAATATGGTAAAGGAAACATTAATGATGATGCAGTGGGAGAAGCTGGAATCTGTAACGTACAGGTAACAAAAAGTTTTCAGActgttggttttgtttttaagtGTTGTTCATCATTGACTTTGGTCTTTGTATGTTCAGATTATAAAGAATACAGATCTTGAGGACTTACATGAGCTAGGATCTGGAACATTTGGAACTGTTTATTATGGGAAGTGGAGAGGGACTGATGTTGCTATCAAGAGGATAAAGAATAGCTGCTTCTCTGGTCGATCATCAGAGCAAGAACGACAGGTTTTACTTACTTAACTCAGCTTTATATCATATGTCTCCTCCATTAGCTCCACACTGGTGTTTTTGTACAGACGAAAGATTTCTGGAGGGAAGCTAGGATCTTGGCGAATCTTCACCATCCAAATGTGGTGGCCTTTTATGGGGTTGTGCCAAAAGGACCTGGTGAAAGTATGGCGACTGTGACTGAGTTTATGGTTAATGGATCTTTGAGACATGCCTTGCACAGAAAAGATAGGTACATCCTAATTAAtcttagtcttcttcttcttcctctgagtTAATACTGATGAAAGTAATCCCACAGGTCGCTTGATCGGCGCAAGAAGCTGATGATAACACTAGATGCTGCATTTGGTATGGAGTATTTACATTTGAAGAACATAGTTCATTTTGACCTAAAATGCGATAACTTGCTTGTTAACTTGAGAGATACGCAACGACCAATATGCAAGGTAACAAACCCCGTTTCCaaaatctgttaaaaaataaaaaattccatGCTTTCTGTTTTTGAACTAGATTCTAGGCCCAAAACGAGTAATAGCCCTGACCGGAAACACTACAAcaaaacagcgacatactgaggaaaaaaatcgtcggtatgtcgtcatttccgagggatttccgaggaaaaatgaatttccgaggacttgtttcgtcggtatgtcgtcggaataacgttattccgacgacataccgacgaaacaagtcctcggaaataactcctcggaaattcattttttctcggaaatccctcggaaatttccgacggaattccgaggaaatgaatttccgaggaaactccgaggaccaccagttcgtcggaaaggtcctcggaatataccgagggagaacttcctcgggatatttcgatggactttccgatggtccaatcctcggaagtccgacgaaatgttcttcggaatattcatcgggaatttccgaggaacggagccctcggaaaattccgaggaacgtgtccctcggtatattctgagggttcatttcctcggaatttaaaaaaaaataatttttttttaaaaataaaatttttgaaatttaaattcgaaaatataaaattaaaattaaaattgaaatcattttagttaatattcaaagttgtacaaataaaaataaaacattccgagtttttgaaaaaaaaaaaaaactacgggtctggcacgtccgggaacacctcgttcgggtacatcctctgcatcatctccatcatttgctggttcagcctcctctgtgcctcatagcccgcctgttgagccgccatctgggtctcaaacaaagatatacgatcatccttgtccttcaactgagccgtaagtacttctggatcaacaaagggcggtggtgcagaagaaggaggaaccgaccgggtgcgacgacccaaaccgaccaaacgtcccttcttctttggaaccgactgaaatagaaaatagccaaatttaaatcaagaaataaatgaattaaacttaaaaaaaaagaacttacggattcaacgaacACGTTTTCcttggtaggaatctcctgtgacagtcaaaccaacacgttttccttccgtgttttagttggaaagcatcagtgttatcttgacaatatggacatgatagccttccatgcgttgtccatccagataacataccatatgctggaaaatcacttattgtccacattagtactgcccgcatttgaaagttttctttagacgaaacatcgtatgtttcagcaccttgagcccatagttgttgcatctcatatattagtggctgaagaaacacatcaagtgatctcttaggatgctctggtccgggaacgagaatcgagagaaacaaaaactctcgtcgcaagcacaagtttgggggtaggttgtatggtgtaagaatgacgggccatagagaatattgtcttccactcttgccaaacgggctgaaaccatcagtacatgcaccaaggtagacatttcttctctcatacgcaaagtcgggatactttgattggaaatgcttccacgcttttgcatctgaaggatgtctgatctcaccatctgttgagtgctccgcatgccatctcattggttgcgctgtgcgttcagacggatacaacctctgcaacctttccgtcaaaggcaaataccacatccttttatatggcactggaactcttccactcgtatctttataacgagactttccacaaaatttgcatgtaacccgctgttcatccgccctccaataaatcatgcagttgtcgctgcatacatctattacctgatacgataaaccaagaccagctacgagtttctgaacctcgtagtatgaactaggagctacattatcctcgggtagaataccttttacaaaatcagcaatcgcatccacacagtcttcagccaaattataatatgttttaatgcccatcaatcttgtagcagatgataaagctgaatgaccatctctgcaaccttcgtacaatggttgctttccagcatccaacatatcataaaatctcctagcttatgcattgggtaaatcttcccctctaaaatgatcatttaccatctgctcagtacctacaccataatctacatccgttctaattggttcttctaatctaaccgctggctgaggttcgctagtactaccatgttcataatcagtttccccatgatgataccaaattttgtaacttcgtgtaaacccactcaaatatagatgagtccaaacatcccactctttaataacctttctatttttacaattagagtaaggacatcttaacatacctgtttttgcttccggttgtcggtgaactaaccccatgaattcggttatacctcgttggtattcttccataagcaatctcgtgttcggatccaaatgaggtcgatcgatcaaagaacgaaaataatttgaagaagacatgttttttatcaatcaaattcgtgtgtaaagagagtaagagggaggatgaagatatggagtgaatgaagaggaagaggggtgcttgtatttatagttgaaatcctaccGACagcccgaggaaattccgacggaattccgacgccaacggctagttcgtcggaatttcctcggaatttttaaaatcccccaacggctctctaacggctataatatatcatcggaattcatcggttttttccgaggaatacatttttcctcggtattccataagaatattccgatggattagtatttcctcggaattccgtcggtatattccgaagaaaccaaattttgtgtttcctcgaaaattcctcgggatattccgaggatttcattttccgtcggaatgtccgtcagaataccgttgttttcttgtagtgaaccaCAACATATAACATTAGTTTCTTTCCGTTCCAAGCATCATTTGATGGTTTGCCTATAGCTAACTACACTTGGTAAGTTCCCCAGCTTACATATTTGGATTATGCAGGTTGGTGACTTTGGATTGTCAAGAATAAAACGGAACACGCTGGTCTCTGGTGGAGTTAGAGGAACACTTCCATGGATGGCACCAGAGCTGTTAAATGGAAGCAGCAACCGCGTCTCTGAGAAGGTATCACAATCATTTAATTAAATACATATCTTTATCCAATAAATAACAACGAAAAGTTTAGCTTTAGCTACCATTATTGCAGGTAGATGTTTTCTCATTTGGTATCGCCATGTGGGAGATATTAACAGGCCAAGAACCTTACGCAGATATGCACTGCGGCGCCATAATAGGTCTATCTATGCTTCTCTTATTTTCTTTATAGTCTTACAGAAGCAAATTTAGTTTCTACCATGTTCTGTCTTTTGATGCTTGTTGTGTTGATAAAAAGGTGGGATTGTGAACAATACGTTGAGACCATCGGTGCCGGATAAATGTGATCAGATGTGGAGAGAGTTGATGGAGCAATGCTGGTCGTTTGATCCAGCGATACGACCATCGTTCACGGAGATTATTGATCGGCTCCGGCTAATGTCAGCTGCCTTGCAAACCAAGCGACGAACCCAAACCACCAGCCGATGAAGTAAAAGTGAAAGAGTTATTGTAAAGCTATAAGATTAAAGGATGAATACTGTAAATTAGTAgtaatatttatagatatacACACGTGGCGGCTTTCGTCGGAGTAATGTTGTTGTATCCACAATATAAACGTTGAATGCATGTCCATGAAAGATCTTTTGTGTAAGAACAGAAAAAAATGTGGCCGGTGACAACTTTTTGTGTGTTGAATGCGTTTGCTTTAGCAAAACACTGggacattttaccaaaaaagaaaaacattgagACATTTGTCTATTAGTAATCGAAATCTGATGTGTGTGTTTTTTCCATCGGTATTTACAATTTAAAAGAGAAAGGTATAGCAttgctccaaaaaaaaaatagaatggtATAGCAATGAGGAATGCAGAGGGTTAATGATAAATGTGAGGCGTAAATAAAGTTAGCGGAAAAGGTTGGGGGTCAATGGTGTAAATAAAAAAGGGTATGATCCTGAAGATGGGAATGAATACACGGCACGTAGTTCAAAGCTCAAAACGGGCGGGGCACACGTCACGCCTAATCTTATCTCATTGTCTCTTTCTCAGTTTATCAtcaatctttttttcttattagcCCACcgaacaatttgtttttttggttatcGAAAACGTTACAAAACTCATAGATATCTGATAAATGTGAACATGTTAGAAGCGTCAAGGCTGATACTGTTCGATTTTGATAAACGTGATAGGATAAGAACTTGTATCCAAATTGGATTATTGGACATTTTTaaggaaataaatattttttttgccaactaagcaaataaatatttataaacaaaaatgattttgatttcttatttattttggatttaTATTATTACAGCCAAGTGCGGTGAACTATCTTCGCTTATAAATTGATCAAACCCGAAGAGGTCCCCAGGAGTCTAGAGTTTCGTGCACAACAAATCCTTCGTTAAGAAAATGGAGAAAGCAATCGAGAGACAAAGAGTTCTTCTTGAACATCTccgtccttcttcttcttcatcctctcacaGCTTTGAAGGTTCTCTTTCTGTAAGTtactctccctctctctctctctcgcgatCCATCGCGATCTCTAAGCTTCAGGATTCCGGATTGTTCTCGATTTGAATTTTGGATTTGGATTAAAATTACGATACTGAACTATAATTTGATTCGTTGTAAAAGGCTTCCTATGATCTGAAAAAGTTATGATTCAGCTCGATTGAGATTGAATTGAagatttgaatatttatttgttcaCTTGATTGATCTTATTTCAACTACTACGTATATGTATATCTTCTCCTTAACGCGTTTCTTCGAACTTTATCAGGCTTCAGCTTGCTTGGCTGGTGACAGTGCTGCATATCAGAGAACCTCTCTCTACGGAGATGATGTAGTCATTGTCGCGTAAGTCCATTTCTTATGTTTTTgctcttttttattatttcgtcTGTCTAGAAGCTTATCATGACGTCTTGTCACTTTCTAAgatatttatgataaactcgCGCATTTTTTAATCCATTGCAGGGCACATAGGACTGCACTATGCAAGTCAAAACGTGGCAATTTCAAGGATACTTATCCGGATGATCTCCTTGCACCTGTTTTGAGGGTCTGTCTCTACTCTCTTGttggttttaatattttctttactaCTTCTTGTGTTTATATGGTGTTGTCTTCTTGGTGCAGGCATTGATAGAGAAGACGAATCTTAACCCGAGTGATGTTGGTGACATTGTTGTCGGTACTGTTCTGGCACCGGGGTCTCAGAGGGCCAGCGAGTGCAGGATGTCTGCTTTTTACGCCGGTTTCCCTGGTATGTTTCCTCTTATGTCCTGAGATGCAAATCGGTGTGTTTTATATGATGAATGCTCATGCTGTTATGTGCTTTGGCAGAAACCGTTCCGGTTAGAACCGTGAATAGACAGTGCTCTTCTGGGCTTCAAGCTGTTGCTGACGTTGCCGCCGCCATCAAAGCTGGATTTTATGATATTGGTAAGAGGATAGCCGTCTTTGATTACATTAATTTGATGTGAAGATCTTAGCTGATGATGATGTCGGATGCAGGTATTGGGGCTGGATTGGAGTCCATGACTACTAATCCGATGGCATGGGAAGGGTCAGTCAACCCAGCGGTACTGTCTCTTATTCATCTCTTCTCCGGATTCTTTAACTGGCTTTTGTGAAGTTTGTAGCGCATTATATAATGTATTGTGTAATTGCAGGTGAAGAAGTTTGAGCAAGCACAGAACTGTCTACTCCCTATGGGTGTTACTTCAGAAAATGTGGCACAGCGCtttggtgtctcaaggcagGAGCAAGATCAAGCTGCTGTAAGGCAACTGGACTTGTTCAATATGATTTTGTACGGTTAGATAAACCCATAAATTCGATCTCCCGATGCTAAGCTGTTGAATTATTATTGTTAGGTTGACTCGCACAGAAAGGCAGCTGCTGCTACTGCTGCTGGTAAATTCAAGGATGAGATCATTCCTGTTAAAACCAAGGTATTTTCCAGATCCTCCATACAATAACTGTAACATTTAAGACTCTTCTTGCTATAATAACTTATGTTTTCTGTTCCAGCTTGTTGACCCAAAGACAGGAGATGAGAAACCCATTACAGTCTCTGTTGATGATGGGATCCGACCAAGCACAACCCTTGCTACTCTTGGGAAGCTGAAGCCAGTGTTTAAAAAGGATGGAACCACAACAGCTGGTATAGTTTCCGAATCAGTTGTTTCATTGTAGAGACTACAGTTCCTATTTTCACAATTTTGAATCCATTGCTTcgtttttctctctctcaaacAGGAAACTCCAGCCAAGTTAGTGATGGTGCTGGAGCGGTTCTCCTCATGAGGAGAAGTGTTGCTACTCAGAAAGGACTTCCCGTTCTTGGTGTATTCAGGTTGGTGATAACTTTTGATAAAGCTATAACAGTACAAGTCTGGAGATGCTTGTGATGTCCGTTTACACAGATGCGCTAGTATCTAGAGAACATACTTTGTTCTTTCTGTATTTCCCTTCATTTCACACTGTTGTACAAATTGCAGGACATTTGCTGCAGTTGGTGTTGACCCAGCAATCATGGGTGTCGGTCCAGCAGTTGCTATTCCTGCTGCAGTTAAGGCTGCTGGTTTAGAACTCGATGACATCGACTTGTTTGAGATCAACGAGGTAAATAGCAAACACTTCCAGGATCTTCTTACCACATATCATTTTCCCAAACTGTCCGATGTTAACTGTTGGTTTCAATATTTGTGTGTTCAGGCATTTGCATCTCAGTTTGTTTATTGCCGTAACAAGTTGGGACTTGACGCAGAGAAAATCAATGTCAACGGAGGCGCAATGGCCATAGGACATCCTTTGGGTGCTACAGGTATATAAGAACAGAGACTTAGTTAATGAGCTACTCTAAACTCTCAAGTCTCAACCAAACCCCTGCCCAAAATAATCTGTCCACGAATCCATATAAGTGTGCTTTCACAAACTGCGCTATAACCAGCTCGGAACTGCTCTAATCTCCTATATTCCGTCCTAAGCTAGATACAATAGTTATGGCTAAAAGACCAAGATTAGCTAATCATTGTTTAAAACTCTAACAGGAGCACGTTGCGTTGCTACTTTGTTGCACGAGATGAAACGCCGTGGAAAAGACTGTCGATTTGGGGTAGTGTCAATGTGCATTGGtatgcttctctctctctctctctaaaaatctCACCCATAGGATCTCTAAGTTGGTGTCTGAAAATGATATTGTTGTTTGGTTGAATCTGGCAGGGACGGGGATGGGTGCAGCGGCAGTGTTTGAGAGAGGAGATGGAGTTGATGAGCTCCGCAACGCAAGGAAAGTTGAATCGCATGGCCTTTTGTCCAAGGACGCTCGTTAGAAATATTATGATGATGTGTACAATCACCAAGAAAACCCTCTTCACTTTTTTCCCAGCTTTCTTCAGTTTTATTATACTTGTTTGAATAAAGCAGCTCAGCGAATGTTTGCCGGAGTCTTTTTTATATTCTTCTTGACATGGTCATGTGTTTagtagtatatttttatttacgcGTGTGATTTTCTATAATATTGTTCTTCTCGATTTTCTGTTGCTTCTAGATATTATAGAAGTTTCAGCTCGCagtaaattttttgaatattcAGAGGCTGCTCTACGATGTTGTACAAAACTTACGctagataaaaataaaacaaatgtcAATGAATAACAAATGGGGTGGTGGCGCAGTTGGCTAGCGCGTAGGTCTCATAGCTATTGAGTGATCCTGAGGTCGAGAGTTCGAGCCTCTCTCACCCCATCTCTTTTTTTgtcctttctttttttccatttttaagaGATCTTGTCAAAAGTTTTTTGCAAATCTTTGGAGTCCAATAAGACAGAACAAGCTGTAGCTGAAAAATGTTGTCCTGTGTTTCTAGGAATCGAATCTTGCTACCCTTCTGGTGCACTAACGAGTAGTGTTCGCTGGTCCATTCCTCTCGACAAAGCAACTGCAATCATAcatttttgttgtttgttttcGTTTCGGGTCATCAATCTCTTTCCGATCCTGTCCTAAAAAGAAACATATTCGCATATGTGCTACAAGAATTATTGAAAATAGCTAAGGACTGGCAAAGACATTTCCGTAGCCATAACTATTAACAATGAAAGTTGCGACAGATAgcgacaaaacaaaaaaaaatgtcatttttgtaGCTAATTTATAGCGGTCCGTAGCTAACTAGCGACGAATATGATCCGTCGCCACTCTCTAGCTAAATAGCTACTAATTAGCGAGGAATAAATTGTCGCCGAAAGATTTATAGTTTGAAACACATGGCTATAAATGTTTATGTATCTAACTAATATGTAAGTGTTatatgtttgaaatttttgtttgtgATATATGTTTGATACTAGTAATGTTTGAATTAAGATCATGTGTATTTGtgttatatatttgaaacacttcaatttttatgtttatcatGTTTGCTACTTTGCTTGATACGAGTTAGATATTATAgtatagggtttagattttaggggttTGTGGTTTGGgacttatatttaaattttaaacttaaatcCAAACTATAATATAATCATAATACATGtaaaattgattgataaaaggAGTTACAATTAATCAATGGCAATTAATTAGTGAtcgaaaaaaagaagaaatactATCATCGGTGTATCAAGCAGGACACAGATGATTTGTAGTTTTAGGGGTTACactttaaaatatgaaatttatagttttagggATTACAAGAGAATAATATTTGGTTCTAACTATATTTCCCTCCATAAGATTTGACTCCAAAAATTGGCTCcaataatatttttggttttggctccAATACATTTTTGGCCCAAATTTATCACTTATGCAAACACTAACATGTCTCCacacttgaa
Protein-coding regions in this window:
- the LOC111212191 gene encoding serine/threonine-protein kinase EDR1-like; the encoded protein is MLNRDSFHGNADCGSKMNGDNVCNQTGEEFSDEFLKNYSAQRKASKNVEKSDYEDLNRVLGIQRVDSGVSDVADSVWMYQTASDVSLPVKLKLLCSFGGRILPRSGDGKLSYIGGETRIISTYKHVGLNELMQKTFAICNHPHTIKYQLPGEDLDALISVRSDEDLLHMIEEYQEAEEKAGSKRIRVFLVSLTETQNLNQNTQHTDIEHYQYLSALNGFVDVSPQKSSSGKSQATTQFGTASDNYSPTLSHRDSTTSSHYMHGIQIPYDLPSPSSAHKRSNTDTSYFVNPYGIYDNNFPFMVGSNFPQQNPFLIETNHPERNFHRSPSGNVFPHPQTGPSYTGSGKLMLKNVVSDPQLHDESQIENRLEAVTKPTWQMVREKSPSLAMSFGSEKWEESYFSFKNPQLVNNETQLTTEVNKWMNNEDPSSFDIFASNQLGFSETSSSFSQNCHRVVRIASIGSQDSAGNSVFSLATNTNENLADCLVRKDNLDALPRTQISSNDLYRKNLLGARVIVEDVTNGTTIVPHVHIKTDDNNYYTREGENTSVCSESRIEEKYGKGNINDDAVGEAGICNVQIIKNTDLEDLHELGSGTFGTVYYGKWRGTDVAIKRIKNSCFSGRSSEQERQTKDFWREARILANLHHPNVVAFYGVVPKGPGESMATVTEFMVNGSLRHALHRKDRSLDRRKKLMITLDAAFGMEYLHLKNIVHFDLKCDNLLVNLRDTQRPICKVGDFGLSRIKRNTLVSGGVRGTLPWMAPELLNGSSNRVSEKVDVFSFGIAMWEILTGQEPYADMHCGAIIGGIVNNTLRPSVPDKCDQMWRELMEQCWSFDPAIRPSFTEIIDRLRLMSAALQTKRRTQTTSR
- the LOC125585841 gene encoding 3-ketoacyl-CoA thiolase 2, peroxisomal-like — translated: MEKAIERQRVLLEHLRPSSSSSSHSFEGSLSASACLAGDSAAYQRTSLYGDDVVIVAAHRTALCKSKRGNFKDTYPDDLLAPVLRALIEKTNLNPSDVGDIVVGTVLAPGSQRASECRMSAFYAGFPETVPVRTVNRQCSSGLQAVADVAAAIKAGFYDIGIGAGLESMTTNPMAWEGSVNPAVKKFEQAQNCLLPMGVTSENVAQRFGVSRQEQDQAAVDSHRKAAAATAAGKFKDEIIPVKTKLVDPKTGDEKPITVSVDDGIRPSTTLATLGKLKPVFKKDGTTTAGNSSQVSDGAGAVLLMRRSVATQKGLPVLGVFRTFAAVGVDPAIMGVGPAVAIPAAVKAAGLELDDIDLFEINEAFASQFVYCRNKLGLDAEKINVNGGAMAIGHPLGATGARCVATLLHEMKRRGKDCRFGVVSMCIGTGMGAAAVFERGDGVDELRNARKVESHGLLSKDAR